CCTGGCCCGAGACGCGGTCTACCGCCGGCTGCAAGACTGGATCGTAAACGGCACCCTGGCCCCCGGCGAGCAGTTGCGCGACCTCGAGCTGGCCGAGGCATTCGGCGTGAGCCGCACCCCGGTCCGCGAAGCGCTGCAGCGCCTCGAGGACGAAGGCTTCGTGGTCACCGCCAAGAACCGCTGGACCCGCGTGGCCCCCCTGGAAACGGAAACCGCCGATCAGCTCTACCCGCTGGTCGAGGCCCTCGAGGTGCTGGCCCTCGAGCTGGCCCTGCCCCGCCTGACTCCCGGCGACCTGGAGGCCCTCAAAGCGGCCCAGCAGCGGCTGGAAGCTGCCCTGCTGGCGGGCAGCGGCGCCGC
This genomic interval from Deinobacterium chartae contains the following:
- a CDS encoding GntR family transcriptional regulator codes for the protein MPLPPHTPALPRTLARDAVYRRLQDWIVNGTLAPGEQLRDLELAEAFGVSRTPVREALQRLEDEGFVVTAKNRWTRVAPLETETADQLYPLVEALEVLALELALPRLTPGDLEALKAAQQRLEAALLAGSGAAALEADDAFHAVLPDRAANPELVRTLTRFKTRLRRLELAYFQAAAPGDHSLAEHRQILAALHARDLEMARNALRGNWRSSLARLKSRLPSPTGSGN